In Aethina tumida isolate Nest 87 chromosome 2, icAetTumi1.1, whole genome shotgun sequence, the DNA window CTTCTACTTATATACatgaatatttcaaagaaaaatgcaaaaatccTTTATTCCGCAATCACAGGCCAATTAAATAACGATTAAGATGTGAAATTGTACACAAACAACAAAAAGCATATATAATTAACACGtgcgaattaatttttaatataataaaaatttttgttgttaattttctttataaataaacagataaatcagtatttttttcaattcaattaattaatttagtgttcaataaaaaaattaaacttttatctaTACTTGTCTAGAATAATCTGCATCGAAAATAATCTTGATAATTCATCGTTTCGAGTGCTAAtctaaagataattaataaaagtgacGAAAGAAACAGTatatataaacagaaaaatctcAGTGACAGCATTATCgaaacaaaaatgttcaaaatagtCGCGGCTTTGTGCCTAGTGGCCACAGCTTACGCTGTAGAATTCGAAATTACCAACCACGACGGTGGAGATATCTGGGTTGGTATTTTAGGAAACGGAAAACCAGACGGCTCACACTACGAACATTTGCACAACGGAGGTTTCATTTTGGGATCCCAACAAAGTGTAAGTTttctaagaattttttttccttaaattttatccGATGTTGAACCGAATGGTTTattgagaatttttttaacccAACAGATCTCCATCAGTGCTCCCGATGACTGGCAAGGTCGTTTCTGGGCCAGAACCTGGTGTGACGAATCGACTGGTCAATGTTTGACTGGTAACTGTGGAAGATTGGAATGTGCCGGTGCTGGTGGTGAACCTCCAGCTACTTTAGTAGAAATCACCCTCAGGGGATGGGGTGGAATCGATTACTACGACATCTCTTTGGTTGACGGTTTCAACACCTTGGCCACCGTAAGTTACTTCTTCAGTTAAGCTGGAacagttttattaactttCCTTTCCAAACAGATCGAACCCATTGGAGGATCCGGTGATGGCGGTGAATACAGTTGCAGGAAGGCCGTCTGCGAATACCACATCAACAACGACTGTCCTGATGAATTGAAGGTCGATGGTGAACACGGTGTTATCGCCTGCAAATCTGCTTGTCTTCGATTTGGAGGTGAGGAATACTGCTGCTCTGGATCTCACAACACTCCCGAAACTTGCAAATCCTCCGACTGGCCCGTCGACTATCCCAAATACTTCAAGGACCGTTGCCCAGACGCTTACAGCTACGCGTACGACGACCACAAGGCCACCTTCACCTGCTTGGCCAACAAATACGTCATCACTTTGGGaggttaaatattgtaaaaaatttggttatttttaaataaatttattttcacaacacaagattttttgttataccacataaaatgtaacaccaatatctttattatattttagtgcTTAATtccaaaaatctatttttactgaatataattattacataaaataatataataatattaaaaataatcaacttCAACTGCACTACTTACCTATAATTGATAAAAGAGTGATTAGATTGTTATTAAGatagacattttgaagtttaaatattttcaaggcATCAGTGggtgaaacaaaaataaacatatgtttttaatatataaacttaatgTAAATTACTACAACAACTAATaactaaatgttttaataaaaagttaattgttCCAAATGAAGTATTTCAtctaatctttttaatttgaatatacatTTGCCTTTAAATGtggtatattaaattgattagacTTTGTAAGCTTTTTTCTTAAAGCGTTCAAGTTAACAACGTAAGCTTAACGTgactataaatttgtaattaccaCCTGAAGCAATAATAAGTCTTTAGAGGTCGGACTTCAGGATGTTATGTTTTCAATCTTAATGATGTGATGAaagtaaatttcatataattttaattttaaatatctttatattaGTAAGTTAGTTTCTtagtagttaattaaaataataacaattaatacagaattgaatagttaaatataaataaataaaaatgtttaacattatttaaaaatcagtgattattgaaattttttatttttaacttcctTACCAAGGTGCTTGTGTGAgcactattttattttcaaaattttaaattttatacattacaataaattaccaTTAAACATCCTTAAAATGCTATAAAACCTATTAATAGTTGTTCTTGCTTTGTTCCAAATGCAATATTACatccaatattttgaaatttagaccGTATTTGTCattatatatactaaattgaTTAGTCTTCGGCAGCTTTTTTCTTAGGCGTCCAAGTTGACAACGTAAGCTTAACAAgactataaatttgtaattatcatCTGAAGCAATAATTTTAGGTCTACAGAGGTCCAATTTTAGCAGTTGTTACGTTGTCAGTCTTAAAGatgataatttcataaaacaaatatcttCAGTTTAAGAATTCTATacaattttagtattaaatatcttttttattttcatatccaACTGGTACTTGTGTGAGAAATACCATATAACAAAGTAACATTGATGAAAGGAATGGAAAAAGTCAAAAATGTACtgtattattctttatttgtaaaaaaatattctattacataaatttcaccTCCCAAAAAAGTTATAACTTATTTACTGGTCAAACATCTGAAGATAACCTTGTGGTCATCGTAAGCGTAGTTGAAAGCGTCTAGGCAACGATCCTGGAAGTATCCCATTGAGGACAATCAGACTGGAAGGCGATTTTATCACGACAGTTATTGTTCATGTGGTATTCGCCCAAGACTTTTTTGCAGCTATATTCATCGCCATAAGCGGATTCTCCAATGGGTTTGATCTGTTAATAAAGGATGTTAATAGGACTTTCGGAATTTTATTGAAGAAGTAACTTTTGGTAAATAACTCTCCATCCTTTAATTAGCTGGAGGAGCTCCACCGACATCGGAATATTTTAGTCTTTCATAGTTATCAATCAGACATTGGATAGGTCACATTAGGTTCTGGCCTAGTAACGAACTTACCAATTATTAAGAGCACTGATAAAGATATGTTGGGTTTGAAAATTACttgctaaaatatttgtatattaaaagtcCCAATAAAAATCTTTAGTAAAATGCTATTAAtgaattatctaaaataactattatatatttaaatagtatacaAAATTCAGtgaatctttatattttactgttgTACTTTATCAGTTAGCACTTGCTGTGCGTACCAGAgatttatttccaaaattttttgtgtataaCAATAATGATGAAGGGAATGGAAAAAgctaaaaatgtattgattttgtcttttatttataaaaaatcctattacaaaaatttaacctCCCAAAGTGATGACGTATTTGTTGGCCAAGCAGGTAAAGGTGGCCTTGTGGTCATCGTAGGCGTAGCTGTAAGCGTCTGGGCAACGGTCCTTGAAGTATTTGGGATAGTCCACGGGCCAGTCAGAGGATTTGCAAGTTTCGGGGGTGTTGTGAGATCCAGAGCAGCAgtattcatcatttttaaaatgaagacAAGCAGATTGGCAGGCGATAACACCGTGTTCACCATCGACCTTCAATTCATCAGGACAGTCGTTGTTGATGTGGTATTCGCAGACGGCCTTCCTGCAACTGTATTCACCGCCATCACCGGATCCTCCAATGGGTTCGATCTGTTTGGAAAGGaaagttaataaaactgtTCCAGCTTGACTGAAGAAGTAACTTACGGTGGCCAAGGTGTTGAAACCGTCAACCAAAGAGATGTCGTAGTAATCGATTCCACCCCATCCCCTGAGGGTGATTTCTACTAAAGTAGCTGGAGGTTCACCACCAGCACCGGCACATTCCAATCTTCCACAGTTACCAGTCAAACATTGACCAGTCGATTCGTCACACCAGGTTCTGGCCCAGAAACGACCTTGCCAGTCATCGGGAGCATTGATGGAGATCTGTtgggttaaaaaatttctcaaTAAAACAATCGGTTCAACCACCtagtaaattaaagtaaaaattattattaaaaacttacacTTTGTTGAGATCCCAAGACGAAACCTCCGTTGTGCAAATGTTCGTAGTGTGAACCGTCTGGTTTTCCATTTCCAAGAATACCAACCCAAATGTCTCCACCATCACGGTTGGTAATCTCGAATTCTACAGCGTAAGCTGCAGCTACAAGGTACAAAGTTGCGATTAGTTTGAACATATTGACTCAACTGTGCCTtcagttttttgttttctgtatttatacaatttttcaagGAATCCACTTATCACTGATTTAATCTAAAGTGTGCCATTCAAGATGTTTGTTACGaggaaaaaatcataaatacccaaatttttttagtttttatcagctaaattaatttatacccTAGTTCAATAGCACAGAAGAGTTAATCTGCATGAGAtaaccaattatatttttcattactgAAATCATTCttatagattattaaaatttttaacaattaatatagtaaattgtaattccttttagaattttctttaacttttataacatattctttaaatattattcatgaaattaaatatgattaatgaTATGATGAATCATGGAACACTTGACGTTGTTTCTTGGCACCCACAATCAGttgataacataataaaatgagtaaaataaatatatttagtatatacatCCTTAAGATGCTATAAAACCTATTAATAGTTGTTCTTGCTTTGTTCCAAATGCAATATTTCatccaatattttgaaatttaggcCTTATTTGtcattatatactaaattgatTAGTCTTCGTCAGCTTTTTTCTTAGGCGTTCAAGTTGACAACGTAAGCTTAACAAgactataaatttgtaattatcatCTGAAGCTATAATTTTAGGTGTACAGAGGTCCAATTTTAGCAGTTGTTACGTTGTCAGTCTTAaagatgataattttatataacaaacatCTTCACTTAAAGAATTCTGTAcaatattagtattaaatattttttttatttttactttcatATCCAATTGGTACTTGTGTGAGAAAcgccgttttatttttaaattttttacatataacaAAGTAACATTGATGAAAGTAAtggaaaatgtcaaaaatgtactttattattctttatttataaaagaaattctattacataaatttcacctcctaaagtaataaataacttatttattggCCAAGCATCTGAAGGTAACCTTGTGGTCATCGTATGCGTAGTTGAAAGCGTCTAGGCAACGATCCTGGAAGTATCCCATTGAGGACAATCAGACTTGAAGGCGATTTTATCACGACAGTTATTGTTGATGTGGTATTCGCCCAAGACTTTTTCGCTATAAGCGGATTCTCCAATGGATTTGATCTGTTAATAAAGGATGTTAATAGGATCTTCGGGATTTTATTGAAGAAGTAACTTTTGGTAAATAACTCTCCATCCTTTAATTAGCTGGAAGAACTTCACCGACATcggaatattttagttttccaTAGTTATCAACCAGACATTGGATAGGTTACATTAGGTTCTGGCCTAGTAACGAACTTGCCAATTATTAAGAGCACTGATAAAGATATGTTGGGCTTGAAAATTACttgctaaaatatttgtatattaaaagtcCCAATAAAAATCTTTAGTAAAATGCTACTAAtgaattatctaaaataactattatatatttaaatagtatacaAAATTCAGtgaatctttatattttactattgtaCTTTACCAGTTAGCACTTGCTGTGAGTACCAGAgatttatttccaaaattttgtgTGTATTACAATAATGATGAAGGGAATGGGAAAAgctaaaaatgtattgattttgtcttttatttacaaaatatcctattacataaatttaacccCCCAAAGTGATGACGTATTTGTTGGCCAAACAGGTAAAGGTGGCCTTGTGGTCATCGTAGGCGTAGCTGTAAGCGTCTGGGCAACGGTCCTTGAAGTATTTGGGATAGTCGACGGGCCAGTCGGAGGATTTGCAAGTTTCGGGGGTGTTGTGAGATCCAGAGCAGCAgtattcatcatttttaaaatgaagacAAGCAGATTGGCAGGCGATGACACCATGTTCACCATCGATCTTCAATTCATTAGGACAGTCGTTGTTGATGTGGTATTCGCACACAGCTTTTCTGCAACTGTATTCACCACCATCACCGGACCCTCCAATGGGTTCGATCTATTTGAGAAAGGactttaataaaactgttcGAACTTGACTGTAGAAGTAACTTACAGTTGCCAAGGTGTTGAAACCGTCAACCAAAGAGATGTCATAGTAATCGATTCCTCCCCATCCTCTGAGAGTGATTTCTACCAAAGTAGCTGGAGGTTCACCACCAGCACCGGCACATTCCAATCTTCCACAGTTACCAGTCAAACATTGACCAGTCGATTCGTCACACCAGGTTCTGGCCCAGAAACGACCTTGCCAGTCATCGGGAGCATTGATGGAGATCTGTTGGGAAAttactcaataaaataatcggTTCAACAACCtagtaaagtaaattaaaaacttacgcTTTGTTGAGATCCCAAGACGAAACCTCCGTTGTGCAAATGTTCATAGTGTGAACCGTCTGGTTTTCCATTTCCAAGAATACCAACCCAGATGTCTCCACCATCACGGTTGGTAATCTCGAATTCTACAGCGTAAGCTGCAGCTACAAGGTACAAAGTTGCGATTATTTTGAACATATTGACTCAACTGTGTCTTCAGTTTTTCGTTTTctgaatttatacaatttttcaagGCATTCATTTATCACTGATTTAATCTAAAGTATGCCATTCAAGATGTTTGTTATGGCtccaaattttttttagatattatcagctaaattaatatacatcctagtttaataaaacataaaatacttaatctgtgcatgattaataatttgttcatttgGGAATTAATTcccaattattatataatatattataattttaaccatttaattattaaaatttactttattttttatattattctctttaattagtacacatttaaatattaatccaggaaatttaaatacgattaATGATATGAATTGTGAAACACTTGAGATTATTGCTTGACACCAACAATCAAttgataacataataaaataattaaaaacataacacTCAAATTCAACCACGTTTAGTCAACATGATGAAAATACTGTGGTTGCTAGGAACATTGGCCACCGTTTACGGTGTCGAATTCGAAATTTACAACTACGATGGAGGAGACGTATGGATTGGAATCCAAGGATCCGACGGCTcagaaaatcttaaaaacgGAGGATTCATTCTAGGATCCGGTCAAAGCGTAAGTATttgtttaactatttttatcaaatttgttcTTAATAAACACTTGTGTGTTTACCTGTGTAGGTGTCGATTGTGGCATCAAACAATTGGAGAGGCAAATTCTGGGGTCGCACCTGGTGCGACGATAGCTCAGGAAGATGCTTGACAGGCGACTGCGGTAAATTGGAATGCAACGGTGCGTCAGGAGAAGCTCCAGTCACAATTGCTGAAATCAACTTGTTAACTAGCTCCAACGAAGACACTTACAAAGTGTCCCTGAGCAACGGTTTCAACACCTTAGCTTCGGTACTATCAATTAAATCTCCAAGTGGGCGCAAATACTAAGGTATTGTTTCAGGTGGAGCCAGTTCGTGGAGTTGGAGACTGTCAGAAGGCGAAATGTGACTATCATATTAACAACGATTGTCCTGACAGTTTGAAAGTGGATACTGAACATGGAATAATTGCTTGCAGAGTTTCATCAGATGAGGAGCAATACTTCAGGGATCGTTGTGGAGATGCGTACTTTTCCAAAGAATACAAATGCAAAGCtagtaaatatattgtaaccataggtggttaaaaataaattacttcaatTGTCTATAgattgtttcaatttattttagtatcaATATTTGATCTGTGATAATAGTACAAGTTGAGTGAGGTAAGTGATTTTGTTCGTCTAATCACCTAGCAAccgttactttatttaatctgAAGTGGTAGATGCACAACTTTATAGTTACATTGGACATTAATTCCAAACTTTCGAAACAATTGCATTCGATGATTGCGCGGCCACTCCACGTAGCATCAGTTCAGCCGTTATTGGAGTGACTGAAGATGTCCGGGGGCCGTCGAATAAACACTTCAAAGAATGGAAGGAACCCGCCAACCTGAAAAACACCAATTTGTCTGGAGGGTCGTACATCTGCAtttcgtgtgtgtgtgtgtgtgtgcggaATGAAGTTAGATACATCTCGCTGGCCCCAGGTGGGACTGTATCGTCATAAAAGCGGGGAGTGGCCGCGTGGGCCGCTTTGCCTCGGGGGGCAGAGGGTGCGGGTGGATACGTTCGGTCCGGTCCCAACCGCAAATCCGATTCTGGTGCCCACGAAATCGTACGACAAGACGACACGATCGGACCGACGCACTGCAAGACCCAAATCTGGCACAGTGAACGTAGGAGCGaagatgtttattttaaaaatcttccgCAGATCTCTTAATGGGTAATAATTCAACGGTAAAATAATTCAGTTCACACTGATGTTTATCTGCAACGATGTGGTGCATTACCAGCCTGTTGCATTCCATTAGAAGGACTTGTTCAGTAGAATCTTACGTTGTCCATCTGTCGGGCATGTTTATAGAATCACGAGGCTCACTTCAGTTTGTCTTCTATTTAGAATATCGTGTTTCCCAGTACTGTACTCGTAAAAAATCCTAAAGAAGTTTCCACCACAGTTACAATCCTTTTGATAATCTGAACGAAATGTGCTCATCAACAGGTGGCGAACGTCTGTACCTCAACCATACGAAACCTGATTACGTctctaattatgttttaaagcgAATAAAAATCACAAAGGTGGAAGGAGTCCGGTTCTGTGTGCACGGTTTAATTGATTCGTCAAAGATGCGTTCCGCAGATGGCATTTTCTATTTGCAGCGTTCTCACAATTTGCTCCGTACATATTCAttgcaataaatttgtatgattGATTGGATAAAAGTGAGACAGAGCTGTTATGAATGGCACCTACTCACGCACGTTCTAAAGGAAAGACGACGAAAAAGTGgcgtaacaaaattaattagaaggaTGCGCTAGGTAATTAAGATAGTTTTTACCAGATTAACACCGCAATTATTAATCTACGttggattattaattaaatcacaaatGAATCAAGTGGCGTGCTTAAGTGGTAGCGTTTTAACATCCACAATTATGCCAGAATGTAAAACGCATGGaatcgtttaattttatattgtgatCGTGAAAGGTATGTTGGCCAAAAATTCCTGCATGCGGATGAATCACGGTTCTCTCGCTCAGGATCAGCCCTAGGCCAACATCCACTCACAACTGTTGATTGACCATATGGGACGAATGGAACGGCTCTGTCGAAACGCATTGTTTTCGCCATAATCTGATTAGTCGACGACGAAAAAGGAACAAGGATtgttaagttaaatttcaCGTTACAGTTTGATGGGATCACGCCGCCAGTAACCT includes these proteins:
- the LOC109598796 gene encoding uncharacterized protein LOC109598796, giving the protein VNMFKIIATLYLVAAAYAVEFEITNRDGGDIWVGILGNGKPDGSHYEHLHNGGFVLGSQQSISINAPDDWQGRFWARTWCDESTGQCLTGNCGRLECAGAGGEPPATLVEITLRGWGGIDYYDISLVDGFNTLATIEPIGGSGDGGEYSCRKAVCEYHINNDCPNELKIDGEHGVIACQSACLHFKNDEYCCSGSHNTPETCKSSDWPVDYPKYFKDRCPDAYSYAYDDHKATFTCLANKYVITLGG
- the LOC109607485 gene encoding uncharacterized protein LOC109607485; translated protein: MFKIVAALCLVATAYAVEFEITNHDGGDIWVGILGNGKPDGSHYEHLHNGGFILGSQQSISISAPDDWQGRFWARTWCDESTGQCLTGNCGRLECAGAGGEPPATLVEITLRGWGGIDYYDISLVDGFNTLATIEPIGGSGDGGEYSCRKAVCEYHINNDCPDELKVDGEHGVIACKSACLRFGGEEYCCSGSHNTPETCKSSDWPVDYPKYFKDRCPDAYSYAYDDHKATFTCLANKYVITLGG
- the LOC109607486 gene encoding uncharacterized protein LOC109607486, encoding VNMFKLIATLYLVAAAYAVEFEITNRDGGDIWVGILGNGKPDGSHYEHLHNGGFVLGSQQSISINAPDDWQGRFWARTWCDESTGQCLTGNCGRLECAGAGGEPPATLVEITLRGWGGIDYYDISLVDGFNTLATIEPIGGSGDGGEYSCRKAVCEYHINNDCPDELKVDGEHGVIACQSACLHFKNDEYCCSGSHNTPETCKSSDWPVDYPKYFKDRCPDAYSYAYDDHKATFTCLANKYVITLGG
- the LOC109598797 gene encoding uncharacterized protein LOC109598797; translation: MMKILWLLGTLATVYGVEFEIYNYDGGDVWIGIQGSDGSENLKNGGFILGSGQSVSIVASNNWRGKFWGRTWCDDSSGRCLTGDCGKLECNGASGEAPVTIAEINLLTSSNEDTYKVSLSNGFNTLASVEPVRGVGDCQKAKCDYHINNDCPDSLKVDTEHGIIACRVSSDEEQYFRDRCGDAYFSKEYKCKASKYIVTIGG